tattacagccATCCTGGTTATTTTGGTAAAGTAGGTATGAGGAATTTCCATTTGAAAAAGAACCAGAAGTTTATGCCTACTGTCAACATAGATAAATTGTGGTCGCTTGTAACTGAAAAGACCAGAGAAACATACAAAGATCATCCTGAGGGCAAAGCTCCAGTTATTGATGTTGTTAATTCTGTAAGTTTTgtcttttttcctcttttagaGATTTGCTGAGAGTTCTTAAGTAATTCTGTTCGATAAGTTATTTAGTTCAGTTTCTTCTGTGTAGGGTTTTTATAGGAGGGGAGGGAAtccttcatttttattgttcaagCATAACTGTAGACTTGCAGTGACTTGTGTTGCTGTAAGGGGAAAAGTTATGCCACATTAAAAAAGGTAGCTTGTCTAGCTATACTGTGCAATCATAACTTGTACAGTGTGTTTCTCTGCTTCCTAACATGAGTGTTTAAGTAGCATAAGTAAATGATTATGTTAATTGCTAATTTAGCAAAATAAGtgtttgattattaaaaattttagaaactaagCTAGATGTAGATTTATGATACTTAAGGTTGTGATAGTtaaagtgtttgtattgaaattatgttacagaaaaaagttttagttgtATCTAACTATTCAACTGATAACTTATATTCAACctcacgaagaaaaaaaaaactaacagtgTTGTGTTGGTTATTAGTTAAATGATTAGATAAATCTAGTAACAAGTTGTTACCCGTACTATTGCTCACTCTTTTTTATAACGGAATGTTTGTCTTTAAAGATATCTGAACCTAAAGAAGTCCTTATCTTTAAATGTTGCATTCTCTATAGGGTAATGTAGAGGTTTGTTAATATTCTCAAGGTTCTGTTGCTTGTTTCTTTTGGGATTTATGGTGTTAGAAATTAATTACCTTGCATCTCTgggcaagaaataattttttgtaaattattttctaatcatgtaaaggttaaaaaaaactctacttTAATCAGATGTTAGAAGTATATTCTTATATCTTTCATGCAGTagatacaagaaaaaaatttttaatgtttacaagtacaaaaaaaaattattccattgaAAGATGCTTCACGAAAGttgaaacattaagaaaatagGTCTTTACAGCCTTAACTACTTGTTGTTCACACAActctttaaagtaattaaatcgCCAACCCgtttttaccaataaaattaaacattaaccCTGTCTGgttattgtttaatttcatttgttatttcaGAACTTCGTAAGTTAATTTTTAGACTCATGGAATTGCTGGCAAACTTACATGTTTCTTTTTGTATGTTTTCCGTTAGAAGTAGGtcctttgtttttaattgtaaaaatataattttcgcaGGATTAGAAACTTGATCCTTGATTAACCCCTGTTTTGTGACCTTGCATCTCTGGGcaggaaatagattttttataaattattttctaatcttGCTAaggttaaacaaaatttactttaatcagATATTAGAAGCAATTTCTATTGTCTTTCATGCAGTAAATACATATATACTTCTAGCTTATTCCAAGGGCCATATTACCTATTTGTCACCTTGCATCACTGGGCAAGAAATGTTACAATTTGTGAGTTATTTTCTAATCATGCAAAGGTTAAATGAAGTTAACTTTAATTGGATGTTTGAATTAATTACCATTGTTTTtcatgcaataaattatttattacttttttatttcaaattctactaaattcataaaatggaaGTTATATGCTTTGCCACTAATTTCATAACCTTGCATCACTGGgcaagaaataattgttttttgtaaattattttctaatcatgCAAAGGTTAAACAGAATTTACTTTAATCAGATATTAGAAGTAATTTCTATTGTCTTTCATGCAGTAAATACATAGATATGTACCTCTCTGGTCTTCTTAGGGGCATATCTTTTATGTGGTTTGCCGCTTGTCatatttagaaagatttttccaATTGCTACTTAGTTACCTATTTTCTACTCATGCAAAGTTAATGAAAGAAGATAGAAGTTGTATGCTTTGTTCAATTATATCTTGTTACCTATATCATAACCTTGCATCACTgggcaagaaataatttttttgtaaattattttctaatcatgcaaaggttaaagaaaaatctacttaaatcagatggtagaaatattttctattatcttTCATGCAGTAGAAACATTTTTCTCACAAAACTGCAATGCATCTTAGTTAAATTTTGTGGATATGATTTATGCTCTAAGTATTGCATACAATGATGAAATGATACAGACCTACTCTGAATTCTTGAAGATAAATCTAATCTGATCCTTTATAGTATACAATCTTATCAGGTCTTTAGGTTCACacaattaaatgtaatatttaaagtatgtataaattttgctttttatttcaaatgcttCTAAGTTAACAGTATCATTCTTGGAATGTCTGGGCAGAAGATGTTTTGCTTCAAACAGAAGGTAGAAGTTATATGCTTTGTTCAATTATATCTTGTTGCTTATTTCATAACCTTGCATCACTgggcaagaaataatttttttgtaaattattatctaatcATGCAAAGGTTAAAGAAAAATCTACTTAAATCAGATGGTAGAAATCTTTTCTATTATCTTTCATGCAGTAGAAACATTTTTCTCACAAAACTGCAATGCATCTTAGTTAAATTTTGTGTATGATTTATGTTCTAAAAGTTgtataaaatgatgaaatgatACAGACCTACTCTGAATTCGTGAAGATAAATATATTCTGATCCTTTATAATATACAATCTTATCAGGTCATtacaattaaatgtaatatgtaTAAATCTGGGGCTGGGGTAGGGCGTTGgtcccatgtccaagaggttgcAAGTTCTTTCccgtgttgtaaatggtgactggtgcacattaaatcaGTCGGTCACAGAAAAGTTCCCATAATGAATCAATGgtggtactgaattggagattggtcATTCTCTAGTTCAGCtcaaaattactatctgtggATGCGTGGGGTCTGCCTTTTAAAATGggttgtgacgtgtgtgtggctgaagtcttATCCTTAGCCATACGTAACACTATTGAAAGACAAGATTTGCTGGTTTTGGCATTGTCAGTCAGTGAGATGACAGATGTATATTTATACTTACTTAGTTTGGAATAATGTAATAGCTCCAATCATTTGATAGAAGCTACTAATATATGctttcttcatatatatattgttaccTCTTTCCTAACCTTGCATCACTGGgcaagaagtaattttttttgtaaattattttctaatcatgCAAAGGTTAAAGAAAAATCTACTTAAATCAGATGGTAGAAATCTTTTCTATTATCTTTCATGCAGTTGGAACATTTTTCTCACAAAACTGCAAAacatcttaattaaattttgtgcatGTGATTTGTgttctaaaaaattgtataaaatgatgaaatgatACAGACCTACTCTGAATTcttgaagataaataaattctgatcctttataatatacaattttatcagGTTATTAAGTTCATGCAATTAAATGTATGTAATGTTCAAAATATGTATCTGGGATTAACCCAGATGGTTTGGTGTTGATTCCATGTCCAAGATGTTGCAAGGTCTTTccccttgtagtaaatggtgactggtgcacattaaatctgtcggggtcgcAGAAgaattcccataacaaattagtGCCTTTGgtagtactgaattggagattgatcgttttctggttcaggtcaaaattactatctgtggGTGTACAGGTCCGCCCTTTAAAACTAGGTGTGATgagtgtgtggctgaagtcttATTCTTGGCTCTCTTATTCTGTTGGTTTCATCGAGCATACTGGTTTAGGCAAGAGGCGTTGTCTGTCTGTGAGATAGCAGATGTATATTTATACTTACTTAGTTAGGAATAATGCAATAACTTCAGTCataagataaaattactaatttatgttttgttcaaTTATATCTTGATTTCCTAACCTTGCATCACTgggcaagaaataattttttttttgtaaattattttctaatcatgCAAAGGTTAAAGAAAAATCTGCTTAAATCAGATGGTAGAAATCTTTTCTATTGTCTTTCATGCAGTCGAGACATTTTTCTCACAGAATTGCAATGCGccttagttaaattttaagtagtCTGTGgtttatgttctaaaaattgtatgaaatgaTACAGACCTACTCTGAATTCTTGAAGATAAATATATTCTGATTCTATAATACACAATCTTATCAGGTCATTAAGTTCAtacaattaaatgtaatatttaaaatatgtataaatcgGGGGCCGGAATAGTCTAGTTGgtcccatgtccaagaggttgtgAGTTCTttcccatgtagtaaatggtgactggtacacATTAAATCAGTCAGTCACTGagaagttcccataacaaatcaatacctttggtTGTACTGGATTGAAGATTGATCATTCTcaggttcaggtcaaaattacaatctggaTGCATGGATCTGCTCTTTAAAATGGGCTGTGACATGCGAGGCTGAAGTCTTATCCTCAGCCATATACGGCGCTACTGAAAGAAGAGATGCGTcgtctgccttaaattcgcttggttttgGCAAAGTGGCATCGTCAGACGGtaaaacagcaaatatatatttatgcttGTTTAGTTGGTTGAAATagtgtaaataaaatgatagatTCTTGTGAAAGTAGAAAATGATACAGACCTACTCtgaatttttgaagataaatctATTCTGATCCTTTATAACTATATGTAGTCTTATACGgtcattattatatatattgatgCTTGTTTTGTTATTAGTGACAATGTAGTTTATGCAGGGGTCGCATTCCCCCTAAAATTCCTAAAAGTATGTGCAAAccctaaaattcctaaaaatctgataaaattttattggtgttcctaaaaaattagttataggctaaatataaataaaaaagcaataatctaaaatataagaatttaactacattaattaaaacttttaattttgccacATGGGAATTCTGATCCTGAGAGaggtttttcgataaataaagcaatgctTAATGTGAGTCACCATGAGAATACTATTATGTCTCTTAAACTTCGAAATTATGGAGGAGTGTTGAAGATCACCACAACACTATTGAGGGCAGTAAGAGAATCTCACAAATCATATCaagaatatattagaaaaatgatcataattaatttgtttttctctaacttctaatataaattgctgatttaaaatctattaatatcACACAATAGTTTTTCTTGATAAAGTAAGGTAAAGggtaataattaagttttgataaaaattaaataaaaatccaagttggcgttaatttattttttctcttgatttattCTCACTTTTGCCTGTTCCTGAATTATGCACTTAATTTCTGATAGGTAAtatgtaaagttgaaatttcatttttacactttagAGATTTAATTCTTGACTTTCAGAGCTTTATTTTATGgcttgcaattatttatgatatgtGTGGATGAATTGTAATAATCTTCTGTTATGTAATAAACTACCGTTTGATCTGTTTTTATCCTAGTAAAATCTTATATAACCCCTAAAATTtgcctaaaattttttgaaaaaagttcctaaaattaccctaaatttttaaaaaactttgctgCTACCCCTGTTTATGAAATGGGTTGTTTATTACGAAATGTAAATTATTAGTTACTATATTTCTTGTCTTTGCAAtatagttttagtttaaaataagcaatggCTAACTTATCTCTTTGCTTTCAGGGTTACTACAAAGTTCTGGGTAAAGGCAGGCTTCCAAAACAACCTCTTATAGTGAAAGCAAGGTGGTTTAGTAAAGAGGCAGAAAAGAAGATTAAAGCTGTTGGTGGTGCATGTATTTTAACAGcataagtgtaaaaataaaaaaaaaattgtaaattattcattttgtgtttatttctGCATTAATCCCTAGCTTCTTCTTATCTCCTTGTAGCTAATAGTTGATTTGATAAGAGTGTGGAAGGATATTACTTTAAAGGAATGGGgaacagggtggccacccacctggaattatcagggaatttttttatactggaaaaaacctggaaatatcagggaaatttggataaaaacctggaaaaatcagggaattttaaagaaaagctggaaatttttctttgataatttttttaatttcactaatttaaattatttgataattttcttaatttaaattatttcatccattattACAGGGGTAGAAGTCCTCCtatatttcctatatttttataaaaagctaagAAAGCCTCCTATCTTTCCtttatttcctatatttttcaaaattagcctatatttttttccctctaatattttttttttactatagaagacaattttctagatttttcttTCCTCAGATAGTCAtgatcattttgaaattcacttGTCCTCAATACTGCTTAATGACAATGGGTAAGTGAACACATAAATAGTGTTCTCCCCCCTCCCTATCTCTTGTTGTTGTTTAACAAAAGTTTCAAGGTACAATGACTAAGTTAGTGTGTGGACTCCTATTGTTAGGGCCTGGGTAGATTTGTGGAACAACACCCCTTTTGTCAATAAAGGGTGAAATAACAGAGAACCAGTAGTAGCATGAATGGAATGTATCATAGagtattatttatcaatatcaCTAAAAAAGTCAGAGGGGGGTTTTGTGGAAATTGCAGTTGTCTGTCAAACTCTTTCTTTCCTTATCTGCTGTATCTCTCCTCAATATCCATGGGTCACTCATTCTATTCAAAGATGAAGACACCTCAAggtcagttttttttctattcaccagttttattttcttctatggAAGTAACAGGAATTGTCCTAACTAATTTTGTCTCCTCCTCTTTTTGGGGGAGTTTTTCTGTCAACTTCCATTGGTTCATTCAGAGGAGTGAATATAACTTGTTACCTGATTGGACCTTCATCACCCATTTTAAGTTACCCTTTGGAAGTAGTGAGTGTTGTCATTGACTACacagaaaattagttttagtgCTTTCTAAGCTTATACTACTTtgtatgacttttttttctgagtagatggcaaactaaattattatgttaatattttgcttcaaaatgttaactttcaattagattatttaagtttttattttattatctttgattaatttatttttatatttattgcatttaatccatttaatttataagtacaATTAAAAGATGCCAAATCATTTGACACGATTTCGTGATGATTGGCTTGATTTAGAGgataaaaataatggtaaagtTAAAGACTGGTGCCAAAAAGGTAAAGATGAATATTCTGCCTACTGTACTGTTTGTCTGGCTACTGTAAACATCAGCAATAGTGGCAAAATTCAGCTTTTGCAGCATTCAGGcactaaaaaacataaaaagacttttaatgagaaaaaggaTATTTCTCAAAAGCGTCTCGTAATTGCTGCTGGCAATAGTGTTTGTTTGGAGCCAGGATCCAGCTCTACTGAATCAAAAAAAGTATGGACTCTTACTTCTGAAGACAAAATATTGCAATCTGAAATTATATGGACAATCCATGTTGCCCTGAacaattattcctttttatcgCAGGATGCtataaaagaagtattttcaTCTGTCTTCCCAGACTCAAATTTGTGCACTGGGATGACCTTATGTTCCACCAAAGTGTCTTATTCTATATCACATGGACTTGGTCCTTACTTTTTGAAGCAAATCACCAACGAATTTAAGAGAGAAAAACCTTATTACTCATTAATGTTTGATGAGACCCTTAATgagcaaaatttgaaacaacTTGATGTGCACATTCGATATTGGTGCTCTTGTGATGGTGGTATATCCGAGAGATACTTGGGTTCAGAACTGTTGGGGCATGCAACTGCTCTcaacatttttaatgcaataaaatcaatTCTAAATTCTTGTGAAATAGATTTAAAGCATATAGTGATGCTTGGGTCTGATGGGCCGAATgttaataaatgtgtttttcaacTATTCGACAAAGAAGTTACAGAGATTGGGAAGTATGGATTAATAAATGTGGGCACATGTAATTTACATGTTATTCATAATGCCCTTGGAAAAGGTTTAGCTATTGAAGAATTTGggaatattattgattttttggaaaacatttattcatgGTTTTCCAAATTTCCTTCCAGGAAAGTGGATCTCCAAAAAGAAATTGATCATTTTGGTTGTGAATATTCTAAAGTGTTGAGATATGTGAGCAACAGATGGCTTTCTGTTGTTACTGTCTGCGAAAGAGTCCTGCATCTTTTGCCTCCTTTAAAGGAGTATTTTATAGAAGATCTACCTAAACAGAAAAGTAGTTTGATAAAGCTTTATAGATTTCcaagcattaaaaaagttttagaagatCCTTTATTATCAGCTTATTTGCATTTCCTTATCAGTGTTGGatcaatttttgataatattttaaagctattacaagaaaaaaactcattgaTTCACACTTTATACAATGAGTTATGtgatttgataataaaaatcatgcaacgCTTTATTAAAGAAGAAGTTTTGAAAGACAAAGGTGGCGACAAATTACTTGAGGTAGATTTGAACAAAGATGCCTTGCCCCTAAAAAAGATCGATGTGGGCAATAATGTTCGTAGGGTACTTAACTTGgtaaaaagtgaagaaaaggagttatttctatttaatgctaagaaattttatgttataataattgaatacCTCCTCCAGAAATtgcctttgaaaaataaactgttacAATCCTTACAAATTTTGCACCCTATTGTGAAGAAAGAACCTGTAGTGAATATTTTGCCTACAATCAGAAGATTGTGTAACATGCTACCCCACATCGTACCACAGAACTGTGTTGATAAACTGACTGACGAGTGGCATTTGTATGCAAATGAAGATGTTCCCGAGGAAACTGAAAACATTCCCATTGACAAGTACTGGAACAATGTGTTTGTTCTTAAAGATGGtaatggtaatttaaaatatccctTTTTAACTAAACTTGTGAAGTCAGTCCTCTCTGTTTCTCATGGGCAAGCCTCTGTGGAACGTGGCTTTTCAATTAGCAAACGAATTATGACAAATGAAAGGTCAAGAATGAATTTAAACACGCTAGTAGGCTTAAGACTTATAAAAGATTCAGTTAGAAAAAATGCTTCTTGTGTGGAAATAACAAAAGAGATGATCCAGTTCTACAAAGAAGCCCACAGCAAATATAAggcagaaaaagaaaaggaaaagctCAAAAACCTCAAGGAAAAAAGTTTAGAGCCTAGGCCCAGTacttctgtaaaaaaatcaactgaGGAGAAATTGAAAGGTTTTAaggaaaatgtttattcagCTCAGGCTATGATTGAAGAAGGAAACCAGAGGCTAAAACAAGGACTCAAACTGAAATCTATGGCTGATATTGAGGCTGGCAACAAAAAGTTAAAGACTTTGCAGaatgataaatgaatataaaaacaatgctgcataatttttgaaataatttaatgtaataaagaggagtaaataaaatgttaattattgaaaaagtcaTTAGTTTgataaagtcaatttttttatgtggtttttaatttttaaagcaataataagGTATGTACGATTCCATTCAGCTGCggaaaattgtttatataatttttttatcgaatttttttagtgttaaataattaagttttaaagttattcataTATGATccatacttttcaatttaatttagatcttttttgccctattttttattccagaaaatcctatatttttttctcattggtCACTTCTACCCCTGATTatacccacttttttttaacggaaatgTATTGCCAgacagttgaaatatcatcaatttagcaatactttgcttgcatcaaaatttgctccattacagctctgttaaactagaatgccaCATAAAATTCTCACACAGTTGCTAAACGAATGTAGAAAAAATTCTCTCCTTGGGCTGAATCCATTTATGGCTCAACTTTGTTCCAATGCTttggtggtaatttttttttctattttgacaaaatgtttttgtatttttaactttataaaattctccaaaaattagttggttataatttaataatagattttatatcgcagtctttttctgaaagcttttctaCTCCCAATCAAAgaaatctgaattatttttctcagcaaaccaaacaatcacacatttttttacaatcgctAACGGCAATGTTTGTCGACAAATCgttacaattgttgcattaatgctaattttttctatttcattttaaccttttataacattttttaattttaaaaaaatgttttttcaagaaccaactatatatttatatttaattttactcttttgttggtcaatatgatttttgattcGATATTTTGTAccgaaacattaaaaattaaattttaaaaaatcttgaaaattgtcaaaataaattgtttttttcaagatgatatgttaaaaaaatagcattttgaataaaatattttataatatcgaCACTTTTCTTGTATTCTTCCTATActttatatgaaaaaagaaacaaaaacctggaaattttatgatttttatctggaaaaatcagggaaatttgaaatcggatttgagtggccaccctgggGAAGTGTCAACATAGTTCCTGGTTGCCTtaaaaagtgttcaaaacaATGTTGAAATGTGTCTTATCATTATCCCAAgctcttgaaatattttaatcacttaaaGTATTTTCCTTTCTTACACTTAGAAGgcaaatatattatgaaattggAGCAATAAACGCTCTAGAAcactgtaatttaataatgaaattaaaccaTTACAATTAAgatgaacatttaaaatagtaagGTTGAGAACATGAAAAAGTAAAGTACATGGTGTCACTagaatattaaactaaattttaaaaatggaaagatctataaattcagaattgtagttatacagtttaaaaaattctcagatTCTGAATAGATTTGCTATTCTTTAAAAACCTGGAATCAAAGAATCACTACTGAcatttatgttcattttatagTGCTTAAATGTTTCTAATGCCAATACCCaaggctgattgtgctccggaaaaaatccggatttccggaatttttgctaacagtgatccggagatcgaaggttcagacgtttcaaaaaatccttGATCACAAAAgcttccggaaatcaaattttcaaaggtggaacttaaaaacacagtttattttatttgtttgtaagggagagccagagagatacttaaTAAGCTTAAAttcatgattattatta
The nucleotide sequence above comes from Parasteatoda tepidariorum isolate YZ-2023 chromosome 6, CAS_Ptep_4.0, whole genome shotgun sequence. Encoded proteins:
- the LOC107446258 gene encoding large ribosomal subunit protein uL15, with protein sequence MSTHKKKTRKLRGHVSHGHGRIGKHRKHPGGRGNAGGMHHHRINFDKYHPGYFGKVGMRNFHLKKNQKFMPTVNIDKLWSLVTEKTRETYKDHPEGKAPVIDVVNSGYYKVLGKGRLPKQPLIVKARWFSKEAEKKIKAVGGACILTA